The following is a genomic window from Flavobacteriales bacterium.
GGGTCGGCCACTCCAGGACAACCGGCATCCGATATCACTCCCAAGGGGTGACCTTGCCTGACCGCATTCAGAGCGACTTCCAATTCCTGAGGGGAGGCATGCTTGCCCATTTCATAGAACTGGATGGAGTCGATGTCTACCGTTCGGTCGATCTTCTTAAGATACCTTCTGGCATTCCGCACATTCTCCACCATGAAATGACGGAGACCGCACATGAACGATTGTAAATCCCTTGGGATGACTTGGTCCACATCCGATTCTGCGATCAGATTAGGGAGTAGGTGTATGCTTCCTTTCTGCTTCATCGGAGTTCTTCGATGAGAACCTCACATGCCTCTTCGATGAGGTCATGCACTGTCTGGAATCCGCGGTCACCTCCATAATAGGGGTCGGGGACTTCCTTGTCCTGTTCGGGATGGGTGAGGTCAAGCAGCAGTCTGACCTTGGCTCGTTGGGCATCGTTCTCTGCCTGTGCCAGCACGTCCTTTACATTGGAGCGGTCCATACAGAATATCATATCGAATTCATCGAGATCCTCTGGTCTGAACTGGCGCGCTCTGAGGGAGGAGATGTCCAGTCCATTGGCCCTCGCATTTTCCTGCGACCGAGGATCCGGACTCTCACCCGCATGCCATCCTCCGGTACCACAGGAGTCTACGATGACATCGATGCCAGCCTCTGCCGCCTTCTTACGTAACAT
Proteins encoded in this region:
- a CDS encoding SAM-dependent methyltransferase, which produces MKQKGSIHLLPNLIAESDVDQVIPRDLQSFMCGLRHFMVENVRNARRYLKKIDRTVDIDSIQFYEMGKHASPQELEVALNAVRQGHPLGVISDAGCPGVADP
- a CDS encoding low molecular weight phosphotyrosine protein phosphatase, whose protein sequence is MSKKILMVCLGNICRSPVADGMLRKKAAEAGIDVIVDSCGTGGWHAGESPDPRSQENARANGLDISSLRARQFRPEDLDEFDMIFCMDRSNVKDVLAQAENDAQRAKVRLLLDLTHPEQDKEVPDPYYGGDRGFQTVHDLIEEACEVLIEELR